The stretch of DNA GCAGTCCACGGCCACGAAGGGTCGCTTGGCGAAGGAGCCGCGGAAGTGGATGGCGCGCGCCACCAGCTCCTTGCCGGTGCCGCTCTCCCCGCTGATGAGCACGGGCGTGCGCGTATCCTTGAGCCGCGCCACCAGCCGCAGCACCTCCTGGATCTTGGGCGAGGAACCGGTGATCTCGTTGAGCTCCATCTCCGTCCGCACCCAGTCTTCCAGATACTCGTTCTTGGCCACCAGGCGGACCTTCTCCGCCATGCGCTGCAGCACCAGCTTGAGTTCCTCCACCCGGAAGGGCTTGGAGATGTAATCGTAGGCGCCCAGCTTCATGGCCTGGACCGCGGTCTCCACCGAGCCGTGTCCGGTCATGATGGCGATCTCGGATTTAGGTAGCAGGGCTTTGACCTGGCGCAGCAGCTCCACCCCTGACATCTTGGGTAGCATGAGGTCGGCGACGATGAGGTCGGGGGCGTTGTTTTCCAGATAGGCGAGGGCAGCCTCGGCGCTCTCCGCCTCGGCGCACTGGAAGCCCAGCGACGCGCCGATGGTCATGCACAGGCGGCGGATGGACTGCTCGTCGTCGACGATGAGGAAGTGGATGCGAAAGTCGTCGCTCATGGCGCCTTCCCGAAGATTTTCTGGACCACCGCCATCAACTGCTGCACGCGGAAGGGCTTCTCCACGCAGGGCGCCCCGGTCCGGCGCAGGATGGCCAGGGTCTCCTCATTGACCGTGTCGCCGGTGATGAAGACCACGCGGGAGGCCAACTGGGGCCGGTTCTTCGCGATCCAGGCATGCACGTCGGCGCCGTTGATGCCACCAGGCGTGCGCATGTCGGAGATCACCCCCAGGTAGTCGCCCTGGGCCAGCAGTTGCAAGCCCTCGGCCCCGGAGCGGGCGGGTACCATGCGGTAGCCGTAGCGCTCCAGGGCAGCGCTCAGGAAGGCCATGACCGAGGGTTCGTCCTCGATCACCAGCAGGGGCGGGGCAGCGGCGGCGCTCATGCTCCCTCCTTCTGCCGCGCGGCCACCGGCAGGGTGTTGGGGACGATGGGCAGGCGCACCGAAAAGGTGGCGCCCGGGCCGCCGGCGTGGTTGTGGCAACTGATCTCGCCGCCGTGCTCGTGGACGATGCCGTAGCAGATGCTCAGCCCCAGCCCGGTCCCCTTGCCCACCTCCTTGGTGGTGAAGAAGGGGTCGAAGATGCGGTCGGGGTACTGGACGCCGTCGCCGTTGTCGCGGAAGAGGATCTCGGCGAACTCGCTGTGCGCCGCGCTCTCGATCTCGATCCTGCCGGGACGGCCGCAGGCGCGCACCGCGTCGTAGGCGTTGTTGAGAATGTTGAGGAAGACCTGCTGCAACTGGTGAGAGTCGCCCACGATCTCGGGCATGGGCTCCTGCAGACGTTCCACCACCTCCACCCCGTGGCTGGAAAAGTCGTAGGAGCGGAGCTGCAGGGTGCGGCGCAGGACCTGGTTGAGCTGCACCGACTCGCGCTGGGGCGGGCTCTGGCGGGCGAAGCTGAGCAGGTTCTGCACGATGGCGCGGGTCCGCTGCGCCTCCTGCACGATCACGCCCAGGTCGCGGCGCGCGCCCGCCGGCACCTCCGGGTTTTCTATCAGCAGATCAGCGAAGCCCAGGATGGCGGTGAGCGGGTTGTTGACCTCGTGGGCCACGCCCGAGACCAGTTGTCCGACCGCCGCCATCTTCTCGGCGTGCATGAGCTTGGCCTGCAACACGGCGGCCTCGGTGATGTCGGTCATGACCACCACGATGCTGGTCACGTGGCCCAGCTCGTCGCGCATGGGACTGAGGTTGACGGAAAAGTGGCCGGCCTGGCCGTTGCCGCGGGTGAGGATGAGTTCCAGATTGTCGACCTGCTCGCCGCGCAGCGTGGACTCGAAGGCCTGGGCCAGGGCCTGGCGGCGCGAGGCGGCGACGAAGTCGGCCAGGGGGTGTCCCAGCAACTGCTCCTGGCGGTAGACCCCGGCCTCGAAGCAGCGGCGGTTGGCGTAGCTCACCAGGCCCGCCGTGTCCAGCACCAGGATCATGCTCTGGGTGTGGTTGAGGATCTTGCTGTTGAAGTCGCGCTCGCGCTGCAACTGCGCCTGGAACTCCTTCTGCTCAGTGACGTCGAGCATGACGCCGCGGTACTGGGTCACGCGCCCGTGCACGTCGCGCACCGCGAAGGCGTTCTGCAGGGTGTGGATGAGGGAGCCGTCCTTGCGGCGTAGCACTTCTTCGTGGTTCCGCAGCACGCCGCTCTTCTCCACCGCCTGCTGGTAGCGCCGGCGCGTCTCGGGAGAGAGATAGATCTGGCCGGGGATGTCGACCTGGAGCAGCTCTTCGCGGCTGGCGTAGCCCAGCATGCGCACCAGGGCGTCGTTGACCTCGATGAAGCGGCCCTCCGGCGAGGAGAAGAAGATGCCCTCCTGCACATTGTCGAAGAGCTCGCGGTAGCGGCGCTCGGCCTCGCGCCGGTCGGTGATGTCCTTGAGCACGTGAATGGTCTGCCGGCCCTCGTGCAGCGCCCCGTGGATGCGCGAGGTGGAGATCAGGTAGGTGCGCTCCAGCACGGGATGGATGTACTCGTCGGCGGAATCGGCGCCGGCGCGGCAGAAGGGGCAGGGCTGGCGGCCGCCGTCGGCGGCCAGCGAGACCAGCGCCCGCATGTTCACCCCGATCAGGTCCGCCGGAGGAACTCCGATGAACTCCGCCAGGGAGCGGTTCACACGCAGCACGCGAT from Terriglobales bacterium encodes:
- a CDS encoding response regulator — translated: MSAAAAPPLLVIEDEPSVMAFLSAALERYGYRMVPARSGAEGLQLLAQGDYLGVISDMRTPGGINGADVHAWIAKNRPQLASRVVFITGDTVNEETLAILRRTGAPCVEKPFRVQQLMAVVQKIFGKAP
- a CDS encoding PAS domain S-box protein translates to MSALNDATAALPAPPRLDGPFQKLVECAHALHASLDLVAVTQTLACQLQGLFRAPLVAVFLLEGERAELRSVAADPAALGESFRARLAAGRGPSTEKLAARAASGDHPVVLALSPEVNDVHDLAPASQVMAAPLHTARTTGSLLVYSGAEPRFSEADRSLLEAVANLGGLALANAELYATANAQANEMQALLDISSELGSIADFDRFLEKFVVRAAEFLGFRRSYLALREGEDYEVRWGSVGGKAQPLRQPLGPKISEAILSRKQPYWSDDVSQDPARDQAAVDRFQIKQYLAVPLLSSDARVLGVLGVLDRSDGAPISTEDVRRAQALASEVAVALEAAHTVDLSQQHRRRAENLMQLAVELSTSIRLPDFVRSFTMRAMEMLGARAGALALVQGNQVETVILLDPGVGSERALLRRLNLALADSLAVCAEPLRVGSATELLGPSLATSLGWQDVVLARLSGADGELVGVLCLANRGAELREEDRNLLQALAGHASVALENSRLFSRIVQASHQWAEIFDAITDFIVVHDESHRVLRVNRSLAEFIGVPPADLIGVNMRALVSLAADGGRQPCPFCRAGADSADEYIHPVLERTYLISTSRIHGALHEGRQTIHVLKDITDRREAERRYRELFDNVQEGIFFSSPEGRFIEVNDALVRMLGYASREELLQVDIPGQIYLSPETRRRYQQAVEKSGVLRNHEEVLRRKDGSLIHTLQNAFAVRDVHGRVTQYRGVMLDVTEQKEFQAQLQRERDFNSKILNHTQSMILVLDTAGLVSYANRRCFEAGVYRQEQLLGHPLADFVAASRRQALAQAFESTLRGEQVDNLELILTRGNGQAGHFSVNLSPMRDELGHVTSIVVVMTDITEAAVLQAKLMHAEKMAAVGQLVSGVAHEVNNPLTAILGFADLLIENPEVPAGARRDLGVIVQEAQRTRAIVQNLLSFARQSPPQRESVQLNQVLRRTLQLRSYDFSSHGVEVVERLQEPMPEIVGDSHQLQQVFLNILNNAYDAVRACGRPGRIEIESAAHSEFAEILFRDNGDGVQYPDRIFDPFFTTKEVGKGTGLGLSICYGIVHEHGGEISCHNHAGGPGATFSVRLPIVPNTLPVAARQKEGA